The genomic segment TGAATATCAGTTAAAAAATTTAGGTAAAGAATTAAGCAAGGATTTAAATTGATTTTAATCTTTTCCCTTACTTTTGGGGTTGGAAGGCTGGCTTTAAAAGAAAACGTGATTGATAAGAAGTAGGTTCGAAAATATGAACGTTAGGAAAGCGATTAGGTGCTTATAATGGCTAGAACAAGCCGATTAGCGTAAATCTTACTTTTGGGTATATTCGGCTTGGCAATAAGCCCAAAAGCACCTAAAAATGTTTCACAAGGACGTAACGTAGTGAAGAAAGTGGAGATTTTTCAGTGAAGCGTTTTGAAAAATACTACTTGGTTCCTTGTTAAATATTTAGCTAAATGGAGGTAGAGGTGTGTTAATTGCAAGTTAAAAAGTGTTTAGCGGTTTTTTCTTTAATGATGATAATGTGTTTGTCTGTTTTGCCTAGTTTTGCTAGTGCTGAAGTTGTAGATATATTAAGGGGGAAAACAGCTGTAGGTGGTATTGGTAAAGAGATAACAGATGGTAAATATGATACATGTACTCGGATTTTTGATGGTTCAAGTATTGAAAAGGTTACCTTTGATTTAGGTCTTTCTTATAAGATTGAGAGTTTTTATGTAGCATCAAAATCTAATAATGGTGTGAATTTAAGGGTTACATTTCAAAATTCATCCCGGCAAACTATAAAGGAGTTTAGGAGTGTGAATGGTTCGGTAGACGCTGGTTATAGGGACGTTAGATATGTTGTTTTAGAGCCGGAAACTACATCTTTTTCAGTGAATGTATGTGATTTTAGTCTTTATGCAAATGATGGGAAAGTTAGTAATGTAACTGATTTGAAAACTAAAGCTAATGTAAATGATGTTGAATTAACTTGGAAAAATCCTAGTGAAGATGGATTTAGTGGTGTAAATATTTATAAAGACAATGAGTTATTGACAACTTTAGATAAATCAGCAATTTCATATGTGGTAAGTGATTTGAAGGATGATACTATGTATAAGTTTAAAGTTTCTTCTTTAAATGAAAGTAAGGTTGAGACAAAAGGTGTTGAAACGAGTGTAAAAACTTTACTTGATCCAAAGAAAGTTCCTCCTGGTCCTGTGTCTTCTCTAGTTGCTGAACCGACTGATAAAACTGTGAAATTAAAATGGAAAAAGCCTAATGATGATGATTTAGCAGGTTTTAAGATTTTGCAAAATGGAAAACAGATTGCTGAAATTGGTTTAGAAGAAGAATTTACAGTTAAAAACCTTGAATCATTAACAGAATATAATTTTGGTGTGGTTGCAGTAGATAAAGATAAGAATGATTCGTCAGCCGTTAATCTGTCTGTAAAGACTTTAGAAGAAAAAGATGATGTTCCACCACATGTGCCATCAAATGTGTTTGCTAAACCTTCTAACGGTGCTTTAATCGCTTCTTGGGACAAAGTATCTGATAAAGATTTAGCAGGATATAACGTCTATTTAGACGGTAAAAAGATTAATAGTAATTTGATTTCGTCTACTAATTTTACGATTAAAAATTTAGAGAATAATAGAAAGTATAAAGTACAGGTTCAAGCGGTTGACCGTTCGGGAAATGCTAGTGAATTGAGTCTTTCAGCGTTTGGGACTCCTGATACAAATACTATACCTATTATTGAAAGTAAATATAGTTTAGAAGATGTTTCTGATGGAGTCGGAGTTATGTTTTCTCAATTATGGCTTGTATTAGCGTTTGCAGTTGGTATTCCGTTAGCATTCTATATTATTTACAAGTTAAAACATACTGTGTTGCCATAATGATCCTTGTGTGATTTATGGCTTCTCTTAGAAAATTAAAAAGGTGATTATATGATGATATTATTTTTTGTTTTAAGTTGGTTGTGTGTCGGTTATACAATTTGTTTATTCGTTGATAATATAAAGAAATTTTTTAGGAATATGAAGCTTTCATTTTTGCTTCTATCGTCTTTAAATGTGTTCGGATGTATTGTGTTTGTTGCTCTTGGTTATATGTCGTATCAGTCGATTTGGAACGTTTAAGATGCTATTGAAAGTTATATTGTTATTGTTATTTCCGTTTATAACGTTTATTGCATTGAATCGGATTATGTTGTTTATGAATGCTTATAAAATTTCTAAGTTTAAGAGAGTGAATCTAGATGGATAATGTGATTATTTATGGTTTTTGGTGTATATCGATGTATTGTTTTTATAAAGCGATAAGAGAAACTATAGCAAAGGAAACTGTATCGGAATGAGTGAGTATATGCCTACAAATGAAGAGTTTTTTATGAAGTCAAAGTTTTTACCTTATCTTATAAAACAACCTGAATATGGGTTTCTTACGGCTTCTATAGGATTTGTTCTTTTAATGTTGCTATTGTTTTATAAGCGTAGAAAGGATAAGTGATTATGATTAGTGAATTTATGACGAAAAC from the Bacillus paramycoides genome contains:
- a CDS encoding fibronectin type III domain-containing protein — its product is MQVKKCLAVFSLMMIMCLSVLPSFASAEVVDILRGKTAVGGIGKEITDGKYDTCTRIFDGSSIEKVTFDLGLSYKIESFYVASKSNNGVNLRVTFQNSSRQTIKEFRSVNGSVDAGYRDVRYVVLEPETTSFSVNVCDFSLYANDGKVSNVTDLKTKANVNDVELTWKNPSEDGFSGVNIYKDNELLTTLDKSAISYVVSDLKDDTMYKFKVSSLNESKVETKGVETSVKTLLDPKKVPPGPVSSLVAEPTDKTVKLKWKKPNDDDLAGFKILQNGKQIAEIGLEEEFTVKNLESLTEYNFGVVAVDKDKNDSSAVNLSVKTLEEKDDVPPHVPSNVFAKPSNGALIASWDKVSDKDLAGYNVYLDGKKINSNLISSTNFTIKNLENNRKYKVQVQAVDRSGNASELSLSAFGTPDTNTIPIIESKYSLEDVSDGVGVMFSQLWLVLAFAVGIPLAFYIIYKLKHTVLP